The genomic interval GCCGCCGAGGCTGGGCGCCAGGCGGATCAGGCGCAGCCGATCGACGACGCGGCTGGCTTCCGCGCCGGAGCCGTCGATTTCCACGGTCAGCATGCCGCCGAAGCCGCTCATCTGGCGTTTGGCCAGTTCATGGCCGGGAAAGGAGGGCAGGCCCGGATAGAGCACGCGCCGGATTTTCGGATGCCGCTCCAGCGCGGCGGCGATCGTGGCCGCATTCCGGTTCTGGCGCTGGACACGTACTTCCAGCGTGCATAGGCTGCGCGAGAGCAGGTGCGCCGTTTCCGGGGCGATGATCTGGCCGAGATTCTTGCGCCAGGCGGCGATGGGGGCGAGCAAGGCCGTGCTGCCGCTGACCACACCCGCCGTGATGTCGCTGTGGCCGCCGAGGTATTTGGTCGCGCTCTGCACGACCAGATCGACACCCAGCAGGTGAGGCTGCTGATTCACCGGCGAGGCAAAGGTGTTGTCCAGCGCGACCAGCGCGCCATGGGCATGCGCCTGGGCGGAGATTGCCGCGATGTCGATGATTTCGAGCGTCGGATTGCCCGGCGACTCGAAATACAGCAGGCCGGTGCCGCGCTTCAGCAGTTCCGCCAGACGATCAAGCTCGCTGCCGAGCAGGGCCTCGGTGTGGATGCCCAGCAGGGAAAGTTGCTCGCTGAGCAACTGCCATGTGCCGCCATAGACGTCGCCCACGCAGATGACGCCGCGCCGGCCGTGCGCCAGAAAGAGCGCGGAGATGGCCGCCATGCCGGCGGCGAAGGCGAGCGCTGCTTCGGCATGGTTGAGCGATGCCAGTTTGGCTTCGAGCGCGTTGATGGTCGGGTTGCCGCCATAGCGCGTATATAGGCAGCCCGGTTTGCGCCCCTCGACGACATCCAGCAAGTCGGCAGTCGTGTCGAAACTGAAGGTGGTCGTCGAATACAGCGGGGTGCGCGGAGAGCCGTAGGCGTCGGAAATTTCTCCCGCGTGGATGGCACGGGTGGGGAAACCGTGGTGGCCGTCTTCGTCGTCGGTTTTTGACATCGTTCGCAGTGCGCAGGCGGGCGGGTCGTTGCCGTCCCGCCGCGCTTCACCTCAAGGGGAAAGGTGACGATTCTGCCATGCCTGAATCAGACCGGCAGCATCACCAGCGACAGCAGCAAACCCCAGACGAGCATGCCGGCACCGAAGACCACCTGGGTGATGGTGGCCGCCTCGATGTCTTCCTTGACGGCGCACAGCGCGCGCACGCCTTGGTAGATCAGGGCGCACGACAGGCAGAGCGCGACGAAGGACAGCGCCACATTCACTGCGAGGCTGGCGACCAGCAGACCCAAGGATGAGAGCCACAGCGGGATCGGCGCAATGGTGGCGAGCAGATAGGCGTTGCGGTAGCTGATCTTGCCATGCCAGTTATCGGCTGCCTGGTGAATCAGCCAGCCCATCAGGCTGACCGAGAGGATTTCGCCAAGAAAGAAAATGACGGCGATGCTGCTCCAGGATCTGCTCTCCAGGCCCTGGATGAAGGCGTCGCTGTAATGGCTGCCGGCAAGATAGATCATGGCGGGCGGCAGCAGCGAAAGCGGCAGAACCAGCAACAGGAACAGGCGGGCGACTTGCGAATCTACCTTCGCGATCTCCGGCCAGACGGCTTTGGAGGAGAAGGGCATTCTGGAAATGGTGGCGATCTTCATGGTGGTCTCCTGTCTTCAGGTATGCTTGCCGGGCGGCGTCATGGGCCATGGCCCATGGACTGCAGCTTCAAGTTCGCGATGAAATATATCACGACGTGATACAATTTGACGCATGGCGTTTGTTTTGTCAAGTAGGAATATGGCTGAAACATCGGATCTGACGAAAGAGGACTATCAGCGGCTGGCGCATTTTCGTTATCGCCTGCGCTGTTTTTTGCGGCTCAGCGAATCCTTGTGCCAGGAAAGCGGCATCACGCCGCTGCAGTATCAGTTGCTGCTGCAGTTGAAGGGCGGTTTGGGGCGGGAGTGGGCAAGCATCGGCGAGCTGGCCGAGCAGTTGCAGGCCAAGCATCATGGCGTCGTGGCGCTGGTCGATCGCTGCGTGAAAGCCGGCATGGTCGAACGCCGCGCGGGGCGCGAGGATCGCAGGCAGGTGGAGGTGCATTTGCTGCCCGCAGGAGATCGACTGGTGAGGCGCATTGCCATGCTGCATCAGGACGAGCTGAAACTGTTGCGTGAGGAATTCGCCGCGCCCGGCTGGTTGCCGGCGCAGTGACGAGGTGACGGGAAAGGAGACCAGCGATGGCCGGGGGATCATGGAGCTGTCCACACGAGGTCGATGGCCTTTGCAGCAAGGTCAACCATCTGCCCTGCGATCCGGGCATGAAGGGCTGCGTGCTGGCGGGACGCTATTTCTTTTTCAGCGATGACAAGAAAAATGAGCGACTGCGCACCAAGCGGGCGCGCGAGGCGGTGCAGGCCGGGGACGAAGGTGCGGACGAAGCACTCTCACCTGCTCACGCAAGACAGGGCGATGAACATGAATGAAGTCCCGCGCATCAAGGGCTGGCAGTGCATCGGCTGCGGCAAGGTCGAGGCGCCGCAACCTTGCATCGGCGTGTGCCAGGATCGTCTGGTGGAACTCGTCGACGCGGCGAATTACGACCTGGCGCTGGAGCGGATACGCGCGCTGGAGGCCCTGTTGAATCGGGTGGTATTGATCACGCCGCGCGCCGGCGAGTGGGAGCGCTCCTATCGCCTGCTGCAACGCCAGGCGCGCGAGGCGCTGGGCAAGCAGTAAATCAGCGGATAACCGGCAATAAAAACGCCGCGATCAGCGTTGCATGATCGGCGGCGTTTTTGTCGGTGCAATCGGTACCGACGATGGTCTGCCCGCAGGCAGTTTCAGGTATCGGCTACGCGGACAAGCGCAGATTGATACGAATCATCAACGTCGCAGCTTCGATAGACTCTCCCCTCCGTAGTTGATATTGTGGTGACGCCTTGCGAACTCATGGGTTCACGGGGTGTCACGCTTTTCTTTATAGCCGGGATCCGGCGAAACGCCAGGATGATTTTTCAGGCTGGCGAGATCCTGCGGCGTGTCGATGTCCATGAGTACGGCCGGATCATTCATGTCGAGCGTGATGACTTCGTGGTGGTGCTGCTGCAACAGGCTGCGCGCGCCCTGGTCGCCGGTCAAAGTCAGGATCTGCGGGAAAAAACGGCGCGGCCAGAGCGCCGGATTGCCGCGCCGTCCGGCATGGAGTGGGACGATGATGGGAGCGCGCTCCAGGTACTGGCCGTAAGCCTCGATCAGTCGATCGAGATGGGCGGCATTGACATGCGGCATGTCGGCCAGCAACACCAGCACGGCTTCGGCATCGTCGGGCAGGCTGCGGATGCCCAGGCACAGCGAGCTGGCCATGCCTGCGGCGTAATCCGGATTGTGGACGCGGGTGAGACGCGGGTTGTCGCCGCCGGCGAGGGCAGCAATTTCTTCGCCGCATTTGCCGGTGATCAGCGTGACCGAGCTGGCGTTCGAGGCCAGGGCGGCATTGACGGCGCGCAGTACCAGTGGAATGCCGTCGATCTCTGCTAGCAGCTTGTGCTGCTCACCCATGCGCTGCGATGTGCCGGCGGCCAGGATCAGCGCGGCAACCCTGGGCGGCTGCGGACGGCGCGCAGCCATCGGCAGACGGGGCAGAGGCGATTCGGTATCCGCAGGGTTGCCTGCAGTATCGCTGAGTGAGTCGCGGAATGCGCCGGGCTGCTGGCGAATCAGGCCGCCGACGCCCATGCTGGCGATTGCTTCGGCATCCAGCGGCAGATTGGCGATCAGGCGCTGCAATACCCAGTCCAGGCCATTGAGGCGCCGCGAGCGGGCGCAGCCGGGCAGCACCAGCAGCGGCAATTCGCCGAGGCGTGCAAGCAGCAGCATGTTGCCGGGCTCGACCGGCATGCCGAAGCGTTCGATCCGGCCGCCGGCCGCAATGATGGCGCGAGGCACGAGATCCCGCCGATCCTTGGTGCCGGCCGCGCCGCTGATCAGGATCAGATCGCAACCGGCGGCTTTTGCCTGGCGAATGGCGGCAGCAATGGCCGGTTCCGTATGCCGGCAATGCAGTTCCAGGGCCAGCCGGCTGTGCAGGCTGGCCAGGCGCTGCCGCGTCACCTCGATGATGGCGGCGGGCGATGGTGCGCGCTGTTCGGGCAATTGGGTGACGATCAGGGCGGCCCGTCTGGGATGCAGCGGCGCAACCCGCAGGGGCGGCACGGCGAGAATTTCGCTGCAGGCGGCCAGCGTCCGGCGCGCGATGGCGGCCGGAACGATCTTCACCGTGGCGATGACCTGTCCCTTGCGTACCTGGGACCAGGGCGGCAGCGTGCCGATGGCAACGGTTTCGGCCAGGAGATTGGCACGGATCACGCGTTCGCCGTCGACGACCAGAATGCCGGCCTGCGTGGCATGCAGATTGCAGCGCCCACCGACGGCCGTGCGCGGCGCGCTATGCGGCCCGGCGAGAAGCGCTGCCACGCTGGCGGCGGCAGGATTTTCGGCAATGACTTCCGGGCCGAGCCGCGCGCCGCTGACGGTGGCGATGCCGGCGGCCTGCAGCATCGCCACATCGCCGGCCGTGAGCAAATGTCCCTTGCGCAGACGCAGCGCTGGTGTGCCGTCGTCCGTCGGCCGCAGATTCAGACTGTGGGCGAGCAGGATGCCGACCGCTTCTGCAACGGGAAATTCACCGAAGAGAAACGGGTCTGGTTGGGAGGCGGGGGGCGGCATGCGGGTGTGCTGTTGCGGCAGAACCTGGGGCAGGGGACGTATCTTACGGTTTTTGCCCGAGGCGGCAAATTTTCGGTTGGTAGAATCGGCAAAGGGTAAAACAAAGGGCAGCCATGGCTGCCCTTGGTTCTTCCGAGCGCGGCGGCGCTTATTTCACGCGGTTGCGGTATTCGCCGGTGCGGGTGTCGATTTCGATCTTGTCGCCGATGTCCACGAACAGCGGTACCGAGATTTCGAAGCCGGTACCGATCTTGGCCGGTTTCATGACCTTGCCGGAGGTATCGCCCTTGACGCCGGGCTCGGTGTAGGTGATTTCACGCACCACCGAGGTCGGCAGTTCGGTGGAGATGGCCTTGCCATTGTAGAAAACCACTTCGCAGGCCATGCCGTCTTCCAGGTAGTTGAGGGCATCGCCCATGTTCTCGGCATCGACTTCGTACTGGTTGTAGTCGGCGTCCATGAAGACATAGGACGGTTCGGCGTAGTAGGAGTAAGTGACTTCCTTGCGTTCGAGAACCACCACTTCGAACTTGTCATCGGCCTTGTACACCGTTTCGGTGCCCGAACCGGTGAGCAGGTTCTTCATCTTCATCTTGACCACGGCAGCGTTGCGGCCGGATTTGTTGTACTCGGACTTCAGCACCACCATCGGGTCGGCGCCGACCATGATGACGTTGCCGGTACGGATTTCCTGTGCGGTTTTCATAATCTATCCTGCCTCAAAAGTCAGCCCAAAATTATAGCAAATTTTCACAAAAAGACACCAGACGGCTGGCCAGATCCGGTTGTGCGGCTTGCTGTTTGCTCCAGCTTCTGGCGTGAGTTGCGTACTCGCTCAGATGTCGAGCGTAGGACTGCCAGGCCGATCCGGCAGCCAGGCTGTCCGCAGCGTCTGCAGTGTTGACCGTGTTCCAGGCTTGCCAGAAGTCGCGCAGGGCGGTGGCGGCGGCCGTCGGCAGGCCAAGGCAGTAAAGATCGAGAAAAGCCTGCAGTTTGGGCAGATGCGCCGCTTCGGCCTGCGGGTAGAGCTGCCAGACCAGCGGCCGACCGGCCCACAGCGCGCGCGCGAAGGAATCTTCACCGCGCACGAAGTTGAGATCGCAACTCCAGAGCAGCAGGTCGTAGTCTTCCTGGCGGACGAAGGGCAGGGCATGCAGGCTGAGCTGCCCATGGCGATGGCTATCCGGCGCCTGCAAGTTCGGCCTGCCGAGTATGGCCGAGGCTTGTTCCAGCGCGCGGCCTTGCGGCACCAGGCAACGCACCGGTTGCCCGCCTGCCGCCCAGGTCTGGAGCAAAGCGGGCAGTGCCGGATTTTCGTAGCAGAACAGTGAGATGGTGAGCTGTTCCGGATCCGGGGCGGGCAGGCCGAGCCGATTGTTGGCCGCTGCCGGATCGGCTTGCCAGGCGTCGCGTCGCTCCAGTAGCCGGGTTTCGCGCAACAGACCGCCGCTGGCGCCGTCGAAGCCGGGAAAGAAGAAATATTTGGTCAGCGGCAGGCGCGGGTGCGGCGAGGCGAGTCCGTGGCAATCGCGGGTCCAGCGCTCGGCGCTCAGGTATTCCAGGTTGATCCAGATCGCCGGCCTGCCGCGTTCGGCCATGGCGGCAAGATAGTTCTGCGGCAGCTCGCAGGCGAAGGCTTCGATGACGACGTCGGCAACATCGCCCGGCTCGAAAGGAGGAAAGGCCGCTGGCCAGCGGCGGATATCGACGCCGTGCAAATATTGTTGCGGTTGTGCCGGATCGAGTTCGGGGCAGAGTGGCTGGAAGCTGGCGAGCTCATCCACCCACAAGCGCACCCGCAAACCGTGTTCGGCCACCAACTGGCGCGCCAGTCGCCAGCAGACGCCAATGTCGCCATAGTTGTCGATGACGTTGCAGAAAATATCCCAGCGTTTTTGCGGCATTGCTGGACAGCGTCCTGTCGAAGAGGTCAAAATCCCAAGATTCCAGATTTCCGCTGGTTTGGCAAGAAGGAGAGGCCATGCGACTGCTGCATACGATGATCAGAACCGGCAATCTCGAGCGTTCCATCGAGTTCTACACCCAGGTGCTGGGCATGCGCCTGCTGCGGCGCAAGGATTATCCCGAAGGGCGGTTTACCCTGGCCTTCGTCGGTTATGGCGATGAAGAGGCGCATACGGCCATCGAGTTGACGTACAACTGGGGTGTCGACAGCTATGAGCTGGGTACTGCTTTCGGTCATCTGGCCATCGAAGTGGCGGATGTTTATCAGGCCGTCGAGGAGATTCGCCGCAAGGGCGGCCGGGTCGTGCGTGAAGCCGGACCGATGCAGGGCGGCGCGACGGTGATTGCTTTCGTGGAAGATCCGGACGGCTACCGTATCGAGCTGATCGGCAGGAAGACTGCCTGAAAAACTTCACGTTCCACACGCTACTCTCCACACCCATCTTTCATCACCTTCCATCGAGACGATAAGTCCCGCTACCCCATGCTTGCCAATTTGCCGCCGCTGACACGGATTTTGATCATTGCCAATATCCTGGTTTTTCTTGCCCAGGGATTGTTCGGCCCCGCGCTGATTGCCTGGTTCGGCCTCTGGCCGCTGCCGGTGCCCGGTTTTGCCGGCTATCCTTCCTTTCTGCCCTGGCAACTGTTGAGTTACGGCTTTCTGCATGGCGGGCTGACGCATCTGTTGTTCAACATGTTTGCCCTGTACATGTTCGGCAGTGAGCTCGAGCGCGTATTTGGCAGCCGGCGCCTGTTCAACCTGTATTTCGTCAGCATCGTCGTCGGCGGCCTGACGCAACTTCTGGTCTTGAGCGGCACGGATGGCGTGCCGGTGCCTACCGTCGGCGCTTCTGCCGGCGTTTTTGGCTTGCTGCTGGCTTTCGGCCTGTTTTTCCCGCGTCGCACGCTGGTTTTGCTGTTTCCGCCGATTCCGCTGCCAGCCTGGCTGTTCGTCACGCTGTATGGATTGCTGGAATTGCTGCTGGGCGTTTTTTCCAGCCAGTCGGGGGTGGCGCACTTTGCCCACCTGGGCGGCATGCTGGGTGCCTGGCTGGTAATCCGTCAATGGGCCAGAAGACGCTGAAGCAGGGGCGCATTGACTTTCACGCTATAATCAGCGGCTTGCAAAAAAGCCGGCGCGACCTGCGCATAACCTGAAAAACATAATTAAAACAGTGCATTTCCGCTCGGTGTCCGCTGCAATGCGGGTGTGGATGCGGAATGCCGGAACGATTTGACCGATGCAGCATATCCGCAACTTTTCCATCATTGCCCACATCGACCACGGCAAATCCACCCTGGCCGATCGCATCATCCAGTTTTGCGGCGGCCTGTCCGATCGGGAAATGGAAGCCCAGGTGCTCGATTCCATGGCGCTCGAACGCGAGCGCGGCATCACCATCAAGGCGCAGACGGCCGCGCTGCGCTACAAGGCGCGTGATGGCCAGATCTACAACCTGAACCTGATCGATACGCCGGGTCATGTCGATTTCTCCTATGAAGTGAGCCGCTCGCTGTCGGCCTGCGAAGGCGCCTTGCTGGTCGTCGATGCCTCGCAGGGCGTGGAAGCGCAGACCGTGGCCAACTGCTACACGGCGATCGAGCTGGGCGTCGAAGTGGTGCCGGTGCTCAACAAGATCGATCTGCCGGCGGCCAATCCGGATGGCGCGCGGCAGGAAATCGAAGACGTCATCGGCATCGATGCGACGGATGCCATCCTCGCCAGCGCCAAGACCGGCCAGGGGGTGGAAGACATCATCGAAGCGGTGATCGCCCGCATGCCGCCGCCCCAGGGGGATCCGGCAGCGTCATTGAAAGCGCTGATCATCGATTCCTGGTTCGACAGCTATGTCGGCGTGGTGATGCTGGTGCGCGTGGTCGATGGCATGCTGCGTCCCAAGGACAGGATCCGCCTGATGGCCGGCGGCAGCACGCACCTGTGCGAACAGGTCGGCGTATTCACGCCCAAGTCGCAGGCGCGCGAGCAGTTGTCGGCCGGGGAAGTGGGCTTCGTCATCGCCGGCATCAAGGACATCAAGGTGGCCAAGGTCGGCGACACCATCACCCGCGTCGATCTGCCGGCCGCCGAACCGCTGGCTGGCTTCAAGGAAATCAAGTCGCAGGTCTTCGCCGGCCTGTATCCGGTCGAGCCGAATGAATACGACAGCCTGCGCGATTCGCTGGAAAAGCTGAAGCTCAACGATGCCTCGCTGAACTACGAGCCGGAAGTCTCGCAGGCGCTGGGTTTCGGGTTTCGCTGCGGTTTCCTCGGCTTGCTGCACATGGACATCATCCAGGAGCGGCTGGAACGCGAGTTCGATCAGAATCTGATCACCACCGCGCCGACCGTGGTGTATCAGGTGATTCTGCGCGACGGCACGGAGCTGTTCGTCGAGAATCCCTCCAAGCTGCCGGACGTCGGCAAGATTGCCGAGACGCGCGAGCCCATCATCACTGCCACCATCTTCGTGCCCGAGGAATATCTCGGCGCGGTGATCACCCTGTGCGAACAGAAGCGCGGCAGCCAGGTGAATCTGCAATACCGTGGCCGCCAGGTGCAACTGACCTATGAAATGCCGATGGCCGAAGTGGTGATGGACTTCTTCGATCGCCTGAAGTCGGTCTCGCGCGGCTATGCCTCGCTGGATTATGAATTCAAGGAATATCGCGCCGCCGACGTGGTCAAGCTGGACGTGCTGATCAACGGCGACAAGGTCGATGCTCTGTCGGCCATCGTCCATCGCCTGAATGCGCAGTCACGCGGCCGCGCCCTGGCGGCCAAGATGCGCGAACTGATCCCGCGCCAGATGTATGACGTGGCGATCCAGGCGGCGATCGGCGCCAACATCGTGGCGCGCGAAACCATCAAGGCGCTGCGCAAGAACGTGCTCGCCAAGTGCTATGGCGGCGACATCACGCGCAAGAAGAAACTGCTGGAAAAACAGAAAGCCGGCAAGAAGCGCATGAAGCAGGTCGGCAGCGTCGAAATCCCGCAGGAAGCCTTTCTCGCCGTGCTGCGTGTCAATGACAAGTGATTCCCTAGTATCCTAGACGATTCTTTCAGGCGCCTGCCATGAATTTCGCTCTCATCCTCTTCGTTCTGGTCATCGTTACCGGCATCATCTGGTGCCTGGATCACTTCTGGCTGAAGAAACGCCGTCCGGCCGATGCCAGGGATCCCTGGTGGGTGGAATATGGCGCCAGCTTCTTCCCGGTGATCCTGGTGGTCTTCTGTCTACGCTCCTTTGTCGCCGAGCCGTTCAAGATTCCCTCGGGGTCGATGATTCCGACGCTGCACGTCGGCGATTTCATCCTCGTCAACAAATACGCCTATGGCGTGCGCCTGCCGGTCATCAACAAGAAAATCATCGAAGTCGGCTCACCCCAGCGTGGCGACGTGATGGTGTTCCGCTATCCGGAGAACCCCTCGCTCGACTACATCAAGCGCGTGGTGGGCCTGCCGGGCGACAGGATCGCTTATCTCAACAAGCGCCTCAGCATCAATGGCGTCGAAGTGCCGGTCAGGCCGCTCGATGATTTCCTCGACAAGGATCGGCTGACCTACGTCCCGCGCTATGCCGAAACGCTGGGGAATGTCGAGCACCAGATCCTGGTCGAGCCGGAGAGCCCAGAGGCGCCGGCCTTCATCCGCCAGGTGGCGCCGTTCCCGTTCCGGGAAAATTGTCTTTACAATGCCGAGGGCGTTGTCTGTGAAGTGCCGGCCGGGCATTACTTCATGATGGGAGACAACCGCGACAACTCGCGTGACAGCCGTTTCTGGGGTTTCGTGCCGGATGAAAACATTGTTGGCCGGGCCTTTTTCATCTGGTTCAATTTCAACGATCTGCAGCGGATCGGTGCGTTCCACTGAAGCGGCGTGATTCGATAACAAGCGCAGGGGAGGAGTTGATGAGGCAGACGCTATACAAGCAAAAAGGCATTACCCTGACCGGCCTGCTGTTCGTCGGCGTGGGTTTGGTGCTCGTTGCTGTGCTGGCCATGAAGGTGGTGCCGGTCGTGGGCGAGTATTACACGACAGTGGATATCGTGAAGGCGACGGCGAATGATACTGCGCTCGCCAGCGCCGGCATGGCGCAGATACGTTCGGCCTATCAGCGTCGCGCGTTGGTCGCCGACGTCGATTCGGTGGGGCCGGATGATCTGGATATCGGCAAGGAAGGTGGCCGTATCGTCATTTCTTTCGCCTACGAGAAAAAAGTCCATCTGTTCCGCAACGTCAATTTGTTGTTCGAATTTACCGGCAGCAGTGCCGAGTGAGCGATGCGGACCGAGCGGCTGGAGCGCCTGGAACGCGCGCTCGGACATACCTTTCTACGTCGCGAACTGCTGCAGCAGGCGGTAACTCACCGCAGTTACGGCACGCCACACAATGAGCGCATCGAGTTTCTCGGCGACAGCGTGCTCAACTGCGTGATTGCCGCGCGCCTCTTCGAACTCTTTCCAGGCTTGCGTGAAGGTGAACTGTCGCGTCTGCGGGCGAATCTGGTGCGCCAGGAAACCCTGTTCGCGATCGCTCAGGAGCTCACGCTGGGCAACTATCTGCGGCTGGGCGAGGGCGAATTGAAGAGTGGGGGTTTTCGCCGTCCGTCGATTCTGGCCGATGCGCTCGAAGCGCTGTTTGGCGCAATTTTTCTCGAGGCCGGTTTCGAGGCGGCGCGCAGTGTGATTCTGCGTCTCTACGACGCTCAATTCAAAGCCATCGACCCGCGCCAGGCCGGCAAGGATCCGAAGACCGCGCTGCAGGAAATATTGCAGGGGCGCCGCCTCGCCTTGCCGCAATACGTGCTGCTGACGACGCGCGGCGAAGCGCATGCGCAGGAATTCGAGGTCGAATGCCGGGTGGCGGAACTGGATGTCTGCGTTCGCGGCATCGGCAGCAGCCGGCGCAGCGCCGAGCAGGAAGCCGCGCAGCAGGTCTGCCGGATACTCGACGGCAGATGACTGGATGATGGGATGATGCCGGAACGTCCTTCCATGACGCAAGAATTCCGCTGCGGCACGCTGGCCATCGTCGGGCAGCCCAATGTCGGCAAGTCCACGCTGCTCAATCAACTGGTCGGACAGAAGATCAGCATCACTTCCAAAAAGCCGCAGACGACGCGTCACCGGGTGACCGGCATCCTGACGACGGATGAAGGCCAGTTCGTTTTTGTCGATACGCCGGGCTTCCAGACCCGTCATGGCGGTGCGCTGAATCGCACCATGAATCGCAGCGTGACCCAGGCCCTGGCCGAAGTCGATGTCATTCTCTGCGTCCTCGAGGCCGGCCGCTGCGGCCCCGCCGACCGGGCCATTTTCAAGCTGCTGCCGGTGGAGCGGCCGGTGCTGCTGGTCATCAACAAGGTCGACCAGCTTGCCGACAAGGGCAAGCTGCTGCCCTTCATCGATCAGATCAAGGATGAGTTCGATTTCGCCGAAATCCTGCCGCTGTCGGCCATGACCGGCAAGGGAACCGACGTGCTGCTGCGCACCGCGCTGCGCTACCTGCCCGAGCAGCCGGCATACTTTGAAGAAGATGAAATCACCGATCGCAGCGAGCGCTTTCTGGCTTCCGAACTGCTGCGCGAAAAACTGTTCCGCAGCCTGGGTGACGAGTTGCCCTACGGCATGGCGGTGGAAATCGAACGCTTCGAGCAGGAAGGCGGGCTGCGTCGCATCTTTGCCGCCATCATCGTCGACCGGCCGCAACACAAGGCCATCGTCATCGGCAAGGGCGGCGAAAAGCTCAAGGCCATGTCGAGCGATGCGCGGCGCGACATGGAGCGCCTGTTCGGCGGCAAGGTCTATCTGGAAGTCTGGGTCAAGGTGAAAAGCGGCTGGGCCGACGATGAGCGTGCGCTGAAGAGCCTCGGCTACGAGTGATGCGCAGGCGGCAGACGATCCCGGACGACACGAGATAGCGTCATGAGCGGCAACAAACAGCGCATCGACGGACAGCCGGCCTATATCCTGCATAGCTATCCCTATAGCGAGACCAGCCTGATTCTCGATGTGTTTACGCGCGATCATGGCCGTCTACCGCTGCTCGCGCGCGGGGCGCGCCGCCCGCGCTCGGCCTTGCGCGGCGTGCTGCAGGCTTTCCAGCCGCTGGAGCTGGGCTGGTTCGGCAGTGGCGAAGTGCGCACCCTGGCCAAGGGCGAATGGCAGGGCGGCATGCCTTTGCTGGGCGGTACGGCCCTGATGCTCGGCTATTACCTGAATGAATTGCTGCTGCGTCTGCTGCCGCGCGATGATGCGCATCCGCTGCTATTCGATGCGTATGTCGCGGCCTTGCAGCGCCTGAGCGGAATGCGCGCGGGTGATGAAGCGGTGACTGCACTGTTGCGGCGTTTCGAAAAAAACCTGCTGGGCGAGCTGGGTTACGGTCTGACGCTGGAGCGCGATGCCGAGAGCGGCCGGCCCATCGAGGCCGAACGCTGGTATCACTATCGCCTTGAACGCGGCCCGGTGGAATTGGGGGCGATGGAAGAAAAC from Sterolibacterium denitrificans carries:
- the lepB gene encoding signal peptidase I; this encodes MNFALILFVLVIVTGIIWCLDHFWLKKRRPADARDPWWVEYGASFFPVILVVFCLRSFVAEPFKIPSGSMIPTLHVGDFILVNKYAYGVRLPVINKKIIEVGSPQRGDVMVFRYPENPSLDYIKRVVGLPGDRIAYLNKRLSINGVEVPVRPLDDFLDKDRLTYVPRYAETLGNVEHQILVEPESPEAPAFIRQVAPFPFRENCLYNAEGVVCEVPAGHYFMMGDNRDNSRDSRFWGFVPDENIVGRAFFIWFNFNDLQRIGAFH
- the rnc gene encoding ribonuclease III, giving the protein MRTERLERLERALGHTFLRRELLQQAVTHRSYGTPHNERIEFLGDSVLNCVIAARLFELFPGLREGELSRLRANLVRQETLFAIAQELTLGNYLRLGEGELKSGGFRRPSILADALEALFGAIFLEAGFEAARSVILRLYDAQFKAIDPRQAGKDPKTALQEILQGRRLALPQYVLLTTRGEAHAQEFEVECRVAELDVCVRGIGSSRRSAEQEAAQQVCRILDGR
- the recO gene encoding DNA repair protein RecO, which encodes MSGNKQRIDGQPAYILHSYPYSETSLILDVFTRDHGRLPLLARGARRPRSALRGVLQAFQPLELGWFGSGEVRTLAKGEWQGGMPLLGGTALMLGYYLNELLLRLLPRDDAHPLLFDAYVAALQRLSGMRAGDEAVTALLRRFEKNLLGELGYGLTLERDAESGRPIEAERWYHYRLERGPVELGAMEENMGLAGTTSSQRMQAIRGKTLLDLARDDYTDTRTLSESKLLMRLLINHHLAGQPLQSRRVFMELQEL
- a CDS encoding DUF4845 domain-containing protein → MRQTLYKQKGITLTGLLFVGVGLVLVAVLAMKVVPVVGEYYTTVDIVKATANDTALASAGMAQIRSAYQRRALVADVDSVGPDDLDIGKEGGRIVISFAYEKKVHLFRNVNLLFEFTGSSAE
- the era gene encoding GTPase Era — protein: MTQEFRCGTLAIVGQPNVGKSTLLNQLVGQKISITSKKPQTTRHRVTGILTTDEGQFVFVDTPGFQTRHGGALNRTMNRSVTQALAEVDVILCVLEAGRCGPADRAIFKLLPVERPVLLVINKVDQLADKGKLLPFIDQIKDEFDFAEILPLSAMTGKGTDVLLRTALRYLPEQPAYFEEDEITDRSERFLASELLREKLFRSLGDELPYGMAVEIERFEQEGGLRRIFAAIIVDRPQHKAIVIGKGGEKLKAMSSDARRDMERLFGGKVYLEVWVKVKSGWADDERALKSLGYE
- the lepA gene encoding translation elongation factor 4; this translates as MQHIRNFSIIAHIDHGKSTLADRIIQFCGGLSDREMEAQVLDSMALERERGITIKAQTAALRYKARDGQIYNLNLIDTPGHVDFSYEVSRSLSACEGALLVVDASQGVEAQTVANCYTAIELGVEVVPVLNKIDLPAANPDGARQEIEDVIGIDATDAILASAKTGQGVEDIIEAVIARMPPPQGDPAASLKALIIDSWFDSYVGVVMLVRVVDGMLRPKDRIRLMAGGSTHLCEQVGVFTPKSQAREQLSAGEVGFVIAGIKDIKVAKVGDTITRVDLPAAEPLAGFKEIKSQVFAGLYPVEPNEYDSLRDSLEKLKLNDASLNYEPEVSQALGFGFRCGFLGLLHMDIIQERLEREFDQNLITTAPTVVYQVILRDGTELFVENPSKLPDVGKIAETREPIITATIFVPEEYLGAVITLCEQKRGSQVNLQYRGRQVQLTYEMPMAEVVMDFFDRLKSVSRGYASLDYEFKEYRAADVVKLDVLINGDKVDALSAIVHRLNAQSRGRALAAKMRELIPRQMYDVAIQAAIGANIVARETIKALRKNVLAKCYGGDITRKKKLLEKQKAGKKRMKQVGSVEIPQEAFLAVLRVNDK